In the genome of Raphanus sativus cultivar WK10039 chromosome 9, ASM80110v3, whole genome shotgun sequence, the window TCACAAGGCGACATACATTCATCAGAAAATGATCTCAAATATCCAACCATTATAGCCTTACAGAGACAAAATGTCATAAAATACCATATACTAATCTAAAAGTGATCTCAAAGCTCAAATATTTTTACAACTTACATACAGAaatgtcacaaaaaaaaacagatgataCGTTTTCAGAAAATGGTATCAATGATTGCATCTATATAACTCCATAGATATATCGGAAATGTTAAAAAAACATTCTCATGTCAAAGAGGAGAAGACGTTAGTCACGTTACCCAGTCATGGCAAGCGGCAAGGAAATGATCAGCTCCAGAAGTTCGATTCCAAAAAGGATATTTTATGGAAATGAAGTCGATATAGTCTTTTAGATACCTAATGAGGTTGCGGTGACTATGTGAGTTTTTAACATATAGAGTCTCCACGAGCATCTGGGAACTGAAGGGTAAGTAGAAAAGATGAGCTTTTGTAGCGTCCTTTGTGACATATTTGTTGTTGGATTCAATAAGTTTCATGAACCAGCCTTCGGATGAATATATCCCTCCGAGTTTAGGAGTGTGCATTATAGGTTTATCTCCTTCTTTGTATACATAAACCTTCAACATCTTCTCCATCATCTCATAGCTCCTGATGAATTTAATATAAGCTCAAGTTAGTATTTGTATATAAGCTTTGATGcaacttgaagaaaaaaaaacaatactcaCCGTTTGAAGATGGAGACATTACGGTAAAGAGGAGCGTAGAGGAGAGGGTCTTTGTCATCAATTGGTGCATTCTCAATGTCACGTTTTGCTTGCAAAAGCTCTAGGTCAGGTTTAGTAACCCATTTtggtttctgaaaaaaaaaagacatgttataacttataattaTACTAATGCTACTTCTTAAGTAAGAATGTATCAAACAAGATCATCATGTACCTTTGCAATACGATTAAGAGATATACGGTTTTGACGCAACTGCTTGCTCATCTCAGATATTGACATCACTACTGGATCAGACTTTTTAAAGTTCTCCTTTACTTCAGGAACAAATCTCACAACAGGAGAAGCATCACCAGCATCTTTTTTAGTTGAAGGCATTGGTAAGGAAGGAGGGTTCCCAGCACTAGCCACAGGTCCTGTAGCGTTTTCATTAACCGGGGACGGGTTTAAACTAGGTAAAGCAGCTGGGGCCTTCGCACTAGGCACATGTACTGTTGCGTTATCCTTAACCGGAGACGGTTTCAAACCAGGCAACGCAGCTGGTCCCTCTACACTAGCGGCAGGGGCGACTGCGGTTGCGTTTTCCTTGACCGGAGACGAATTTGGAGTAGGCAATGAAGGCGGGAATGCAGCTGGAGCTGAATCATCCACCAAAGTAGAATTGTTTTGGGAGAAGCTTGGTGCCATTGCTGGAGTCAAGTTACTATTACGATGCTCACGGTCTCCTATAAGTGAAGTTGAGTTTCTTGAAACGGGAATCTTGgtggaagagaagagagaggagatagaGTATGGTAAATCGAAGTATTGGAAAGTGACGATGAGGGCAAATGTTAATCCCAATAACCATAGAAGACGTTTGCTTTCTGCCTTCCATACCCATGGAAGTACATGACTCATATTTAGGCCCTGTTATTGACCTGTCACACATCAAAAGTTTCAATACTTGTGAAAAATAAGTCATATGGATCAGTAAAACATGGTAAACGCCTGGAAAAAGTTTcgataaaaaaatgttaatctaCAGAGCTAAGTTGAAGCAATTTACAGAGCAAAGTCAGAACGTGAACACTCAAAAGTATCATTTTTTAAGAATTAGCAATCATAATACAATATGATTCTTGATTCTGATTTGGTCAACGTATTGACCCATTTAGCGGATGTGatttaataagaaaacaaaagttgTAAATTTCAGAGGTCAAAAGACGCAATTTACTGAGGAAAACCTAGTAACTTAAGTGTATGTGATAATTTCTCCTGAACTATCATCCCAATCATTACATTGGCTTTGTAATCTCTTTAGAAAACATAATtgctttgataaaaaaaaacatcactGCATGCAATATGTTAAAGATGATACATATTCATTATCAAATAAGTTTTGCTCTACCTCACACcatgaacatatatatacagaaaTATAGAGAGAGAACCTGACAAAGTTGAGAAGTCGATTAGAACTTAGAAGTCAAACAAATATCAAGAGACGCATATGGAGTTCTGATGACTGAGTTTGATCGGCATCTGGTCACAAACTAGGACGAAAGAGACGAAAAAAGAAAGGTATCACGAGAAAATTGATTCTTGTCGGATTTTCTTCCTTACGTGTCTGTGTAACTATCCTGGTTCGCTGTTTACGATAAACCCAACAGATCCTTTGGAATCAAGAATCCATTAtttacatttacaaaaaaatttaaaaaagaatCCATTATTTAGAATACATTTATGACAAAGTAGAGGGTATTTTCGGAAATTTCTAGGAGGAATTCTGAACCCAATCAAAcccagaaaaagaaaaattacaaatcTTCTTTATAATAGTGCAGAAAAATCAAGTGACGCGGTATCAATGCTAAACCGAAATTACCCTCGCATTCTTCCAGTAAGCCAGTAACCATACGATCAATATGTGAGAAAAATTGACCAAATTGAATCGAAGCAAACCAAACGGAACGAATTGGACCAATATGCTTTCAagtattcttcttttttctttttaataattattatacgGTCCTCGTACCAAATAAACAGAGTTGTATGGACAAAAGTATCCTTAATAATATGTGAGAAAAATTGACCAAATTGAATCGAAGCAAACCAAACGGAACGAATTGGACCAATATGCTTTCAagtattcttcttttttctttttaataattagtatACGGTCCTCGTACCAAGACTGAGCGAGACACATGCATTGCAATCGTTGACATATTATTAACCTTTGCAGGGACAATGGGTTACCACTTAGGTTGCTTGCATGTCCCGGCAGCAATTAATATTTACATTCAACTATTTTTATCGAGATATGGAAAAAGTTAAACTTATTGTTTCGTAATGACAAAACATAACCACAATAAAAGGAACTTTGCATATGAGAATGAAATAGTTCCCCGAAAAAAATTGAGCACATCAATGCTAAAAATATGgaaattgtataattttttgGAACTTGGAAATTGTATATTTTACCTTTTCTAATAAAGATAAAGCAACAGAATTTATcaaaaactttgaaaattttattttttggccaaaaaaaagataaagcaACAACTAGGTTTCTTAGGTCATCCTTAGGGCATAAAATCTGGAAATCGAAATCTGaatcgaacccgaaccgaaaaacccgacccgttatccgatccgaaatgtaaaaatacccgaacaggttttgtagggtggtataaaaaatatttgaacctGAAGTGTTATTAATcaaacccgaacgggtaacccgaaaaacccgaaactaatagttaatataaatattttgaaatatatatataagtattttagttattaaatttaatattcatgtaatattatatataataataaatattaacaatattaaaaatgttttaagtacacaattagttataaataagtaatttataatttgttcattggaATAATAAGTCcactctctataatataatgtatattgtttacaaatagCGTTTGTTTTCATACTtggtttaacattttattgttattttagcaattttatgtgtgatagattaatttttattaatttaattgtttttctttatgtttttttaagtttttgttttttactttggttatatccgaaccgaactgatataacccgaacccgaatgatatatggttactttatgggttttaggatgcaatataatttttaaccgaacccgaagtgttattatccaaacccgacccgtactaatgaaattttactacGGAACATAAGAACgtaaacccgaaaatccgaaaaactCGATCCGAACGctaacgggtacccgaacgcctaGGCTTAGTCATCCTCattggaagttttttttttaaatgtctcaccagaataataatattttaatagaaaattttCTCAAAAGTGTAAAGGGTTATGTCATAAAGATTTTCGCTTGAGTTTTCTAAACTTTTAAAAgctttcttattaaaatattattattttggtgaaatatttttttaagaactcTCAATACGGATACATACATATATGAAATAGTGGTGGAGGCAGTTCATAGTGAAGTGGGTCATATGACCCATGTGAAatcaatgaatttttttatttgtgtttttacaGAGAAAATTGAGGAAATACAGTAAAATAGACTTATTGACCCATGTAATATAACTCTGACTCTAAAACTGATCCTGATAAAGACTTTGGCTGTGTATATATGCTCGTACGACTAAATCATCAGACAGAGAAACTAACAAATTGGGTTGTAAATATTAGTATTACTTggtttattattaattattttctacaaAACTGAAATGATTGTTATTTAAgaaacaactagattttgacccgtcctttttcttttattttaaatttaatttttaatatttattttttctttctgattatatttgtatttttgtaattctatttgtgtataaatgtagatcaaaatatattgtaatttaaaactTGATCCGGTATACGTACGGTTAAGGTTGAGTTGCGGGTCGAATTCGTCCCGCTGACCTACCAACCCTCGGATTttcaactttgttttggttaaaaatatgacccgtacaacctgcaaacaaataatattgtaccTGCATccgctccgcttaattttgtggttatccgtaggttatatacatattttaaaaatcattatttaatttaattactataaaagtatatttataataaaaaattatacatgacttaaattttaaaagtattatttttaaattcttgtatttaaaaagtatttgcttttttaatttttaatttttaaataatttgcggGTTGacgggtagccgcgatccaaaatccaccaactCATACTAAATCCGCATAAAAAactcataacccgcatccgcaaatcaATTTTCCAAATAGttggatcaaaaataattagttagtgaaAGGATTCAACAATTTTTTGAAGTAAGTTTTTTGGTAATgattcccttttaatagtatagatgaggtacaatgttgttttaaattaattcgACACCATTATTcgatacaaaaaaattatataaacattagtAATAGAAACAGTGGTTTATACAAATCTTTCTTACGCACATATTTAAAATGCTAGAAGTCAACGGTTTAGATTATAGTAACATTTAAAGTCAATAACAGtaatagattttatttaaatgaaaggaaAATCTTATTAAGTTGCTATAAAATAGGTTAGttataagattttgttatatGTAATAGGTTGGACTAAAAAAATGAAAGGGTCTAATAACTTtgtttaagtagatttttttagaatgattctcttttaatagtatagatcacAGTATTTGCAAACTAGAAACTTTGAAATAAATATGCAACAAAATAGTATAGGGACATTGATCATCGAGGCGACATATCGCTAACACAGGCACTCTCCCACCAATATCTCAACATTATGATTTTTCACCtctatcatgtatatatatgatatagaTTAATCTTCTCTCAAAATACAGATTATCGCCTTATTATCTTTTGTAATGGTAAAAGTATGAGCATGTGAAAAGATAATTTTACATGTTGTAGATCTAAAcatcctctatatattaaaatagaaacattttCATTTAACCGCAGATAATTTAATGTTTTTGCACTATTTTTTTCAATCAACTTATTTTTAATTCCTACATTTTTAACCATTGTATTATTGAACCAAAATTCTTTCTATACAACTActgaaaaatatcattttgaaagaaaagaattacaaaatcattaagGTTTACATCAACTAAAATACTCGAATGagaatgtttttagaaattgaaagtttcatatACTGTATTATCGAACTTAGCTATGTTTGAGGTTTCTGTACACGAATGCAATAAATAATTGTGATTGTTtatgaattaagaaaatttaggtaaaaaattatattaataaattatttaataaactttTTCACTCTGCCCAGGTTACTACCTAATTGATGATTAATCCATGGTATAGAGATCgaaataaactaaattaatgaCAGTATaagtatgtttaactataaaattcaATTCATGTCATAAAgaaagcaacaaaatattctaaCAATTTCCAAAACTTAATTAAGACAAAGCAAAATTTGATTGAATCATTCAGACACCGTTATGGTGGATCACTGGATCAAGTAATCATCACCGTCCGATGAGACGTCGAGAATCATGGCAGTGTCCTTACCGTAACGGTGATGTATGAACTCATGGCGGGACTTGGTCATGTTCTGACGCCGGAGCTCCATAACTCTCTGATGAGAATTGGAATGTTTTGTCAGCACGAACGTCGGACTCGCCACCGGCCGGTACTCCTGCACCAGACGTCCCGATTTGTACCTCACGCCGCAGGCGTTGCACAGGGTCTTCGGACCCATTGGACCCGTCCGCCACTGGGGCGTCCTGTCGGTGGCACAGTGGACACACCGTCGCTCAACTCCGCCGGACTCCGGCGAGGAGTCTTTCTTCCGACAGGACGCGTCCACGGCTAGCTTTTTCCAGAGTTGAGCCGTCGGCGTCGGCGAGGACGGCGGAGACAGGTAGAGGCTGGAGATAGTGGTTTGTCCTGTGAACGGGTTGTCGTAAAAGGCTTCCTCGGGAAGCGCACGTGAGGCCCAGTGGCATGCTGCGGCGCGTGAGCGTTTGCTCCTGGCTTTGGCCGGCACAGAGACGTCAGTGGTGAAAACCGGACTGCTGTCGGATTTTGAGTCGGGTCGGGTCCTGTTACCGGATATTAGGTTGAGCTTTTGAACATGTTCGGTCGAGAACGAGTCCTCCACGAAGTTCGACAACCACTCCAGTTCAGCTAACTCATCACTCTGTGTTTCAACGAAATActcaaaaacatattttcaaaataattaaaaatcgaCTAACcaatcaaattttctttttattccttttaaatttaactaatcGCAATtacaatcatatattttatttcctaaACTTACATAATCACGCAAAAAAgcaaacatatttttaattccctaattattattttttagaaaagagaTTAATTCCCTAATtattctttcctttttaattcCCTAATTGTTCAAACGTACATATGAGACTGATTTTAATTATCATACCGGTACGCAAAGGCCGCCGGAGAAGCTGGTGCCGTCTTGAACGTCACCG includes:
- the LOC108826018 gene encoding probable glycosyltransferase At5g03795, translated to MSHVLPWVWKAESKRLLWLLGLTFALIVTFQYFDLPYSISSLFSSTKIPVSRNSTSLIGDREHRNSNLTPAMAPSFSQNNSTLVDDSAPAAFPPSLPTPNSSPVKENATAVAPAASVEGPAALPGLKPSPVKDNATVHVPSAKAPAALPSLNPSPVNENATGPVASAGNPPSLPMPSTKKDAGDASPVVRFVPEVKENFKKSDPVVMSISEMSKQLRQNRISLNRIAKKPKWVTKPDLELLQAKRDIENAPIDDKDPLLYAPLYRNVSIFKRSYEMMEKMLKVYVYKEGDKPIMHTPKLGGIYSSEGWFMKLIESNNKYVTKDATKAHLFYLPFSSQMLVETLYVKNSHSHRNLIRYLKDYIDFISIKYPFWNRTSGADHFLAACHDWAPSETRKHFSSSIRALCNSDVKEGFVFGKDTSLPETYVRDPKKPLSNIGGKSASKRPRLAFFAGQPDHGYVRPILLSYWGNNKDPDLKIFGKLPRSKGNKNYLQFMKTSKYCICAKGYEVNSPRVVEAIFYDCVPVIISDNFVPPFFGVLNWESFAVFVFEKDIPNLKKILMSISERRYRQMQMRVKRVQKHFLWHVKPEKYDMFHMILHSVWFNRVFQISV
- the LOC108827278 gene encoding GATA transcription factor 12-like yields the protein MEEEPHEFLHTDHFAVDDLLVDFSNDDDEENDVIADSDGANTTTAVADSSSSSSFSTAGLHSFHGDVQDGTSFSGGLCVPSDELAELEWLSNFVEDSFSTEHVQKLNLISGNRTRPDSKSDSSPVFTTDVSVPAKARSKRSRAAACHWASRALPEEAFYDNPFTGQTTISSLYLSPPSSPTPTAQLWKKLAVDASCRKKDSSPESGGVERRCVHCATDRTPQWRTGPMGPKTLCNACGVRYKSGRLVQEYRPVASPTFVLTKHSNSHQRVMELRRQNMTKSRHEFIHHRYGKDTAMILDVSSDGDDYLIQ